aattttttctaattcaattatttatttatttattttttttttttttttttttccaaataaaagagCTACTAAATATTGCCACGATTCAGATTCACCGATGGAGGGAGCATTTACCTTTTCAGCGGTGCACTTTTAAAGTGATAGGTTCTTATAAACATGCTACAAAGAGTGTTTCAATGTGGCTGTCatttatttgttaatactttCTGGCTTAAGAGAAATATTGTTTCATATAAGAAACAAAGATTTTGGGAGAATTATTTCAAAGATTATGTTTTTAATTAGATCCAAAGTGGTGTCCGTAATTCTTCCGTTAATCCATCTTTAGCtgaattttgaagtttttatgATATAATTTCTTAATGCTCGACCTTTTTAACAAAAGCCGCTTGTTTGTGCAAACCTACTAGGACCGTTAGGGCATCTCTAACAGAGCTTTTATATAGCTCATTATAAATACATTTGGCTATTATGAGCTACTTTACCTCTCTAAGGTCATCTCCAGCAGTTAAAGTTaaagtagctactcaaaaattacaaatatttactttaactactccaacagttaaaaacactccaacaatactctttattctactcttcatttcattaaaatattgttttttaatcattttcttttattaaatgatagagagggagagggagagagagagagagaggagagaaaatattaataaaaaattcataaacaggtgaacagtgaatagccagtgttggctattcactgttcaatgttgaagagaaaaagttATAGTGGCTAATCTGTTGGAGGagaaaaaatgttcaaaatagtcaaatttgattctTTTGGTTAAAGTAACTAGTCTGCTGGAGATGGCCACATgccccaaaaaataaaaggttatCATCCAATTTGTTACAGTAAACTTTTACTGTAGCAACTTCTGCTAAGataatatgaatttttcttGGCCTATTACTCTCTCCACCGGAGATTATAAGTGCTATTTAACACACCTGCAAGCTTGGGTACAAGCATTGGCTGCAATGTCTAAAATGGATAGCAGTGGAGTAGATTCAATATACCAATAGAGGGTATtaggagagagacagagagagagaatagaagGGAGTGGGATTTGGTGGCGTTGGCGAGATAGAGAAACCAGAGAGAAGAAGGAGAGATAACGAAGAgcaagaaaaggaaataacaaaaaaaaaagattaaaaatagcgttttaaaaaatagagggtagaagaaaaaaaaaattggagtttgtataaaaaaaataagtaactaaaataaaaaattgtaatttttcgaGAGCTATTTTGACTCCTTTCATTAGAGATACTCTTAGGACGTGATGTTTTCGAAGGATAACTTGTCAATCCTTTTGTTCTTGTTACCTAACCTTAAACAACATGCATGGTGACTTCTAAGAGCTCTTACCGATGAGTCGTTTGGCATCTCAGAACCCTCGAAAGGGCTGCCAACTGGATGTTTGATGAGTACGTGAAAGTGACGAAGTTGCTTTTGACTATATAATCATGCCGGCCTTTCAGAATGATGGATGAAAAGATGGGAAGTCCCAAATTAGAGTTCTGATTAAAAGAGTATTAGATGCTCTGCAATTTTGCAAATTAAAGtgagattttaaacaaaattgtgaaATTTATCTCATTTgatagtgagttttttttttgtttaaaaagatGGTTGTTTGAAAATAAgagcagaattttaaaggtcaaataataattttattaaatgctTGATTGCATCATTAATAATTGTGATTTCATTAAATACACTTTGAAACTGTTAATAATTAGATGTTCTGGTACTTGATGAATTGAAGAGAATATGTGGTTtcaggaagaaagaaaaaatgtttatactcgattatttttcataatatgatataaaaaaaaaatgagaatatttttaatttgacttcttttcttttttttaacaagaaaaaaaaaaaagaataagaataattgtCAAACGGTGCGAATGGAAAAAAGGCATTGCAGAAATTGCAAGAATTGGTCCTTTTCCAAAGTTAGTTTGAAAGGTGTTGACTTCTTCGTGTTCTTCACACGATGTTGACAAATTTGGGTTTTCATTAGGACAGAAGAGGACTTCGAGAAAATAGTTTCCCCTTAATCTTGCCACGTTTAGgtcaaaattttgaattaaagTTTACAAAATATATCATACTTTTatcctctctctcactctctttttcttttcttttttttttttttaaaaaaaaaagttttgtatacCATTCTTTCTCTCAATAAGATCTTACgtaattttcttgcttttaatatcatattttcttgagtaattttaaaaattaatcttgtattttgtttgtatctctctaaaaatgatgcgacttttaaaatcacaacttGATCTACTTGCACAAGTGCACGGCCATCCTAAATCAATACAAAGGTGGTGTAAGGGATTTTATGGGGTTTGGAAATAAAAATGGGAAAAGACTAAAAATGTTGAATATTACTTAAGAGTTCTTCGAGAGGCTCAGAGCTCTCCAATGGATTACAGATAATTTCTCAagtctgctctctctctctctctctctctctctctctctcctataaACGACTTAACAGCAATTGATACCAAACTAGGGCAGAAAAGTAAATAACCATAAAATAATAACTTATGGAATCCTTCTAGAATTCTCTGCCATGCACACATGCGCCCTTCCACGTCACCCTTCTTTTATTCCTTGATCATAATCTGTAGGTCAACCATGGAAGGTCCGTAACAAGGGCACCCCCATCAAAgaaccttgcccacaaggtgcgggAATTGGTCATGCAACTTCCATAAAAGCTCCCAAGAGTCATCTTCTGGTGACGCGCCCCTCCAACGAATGAGGACCTCAGTGGCGGCACACCCATTGCACTTGATCAAACGGCGGTCAACAATCAGTTTGGGTTCTGGCCTGATTTCACTGTGTGCGTCAACCGGCAGCAAGGATGAAAGTGGAGAAACAAACTTCTCTAACTTTTTCTTCAAACATGAGACATGAAAAACAGGGAAAAGACGTGCTTCTGGTGGAAGAGCAAGCTTATAAGCCACCAGTCCCACCCGGCTGAGAATCTGGAAAGGACCGAAAAACCATAGAGAAAGTTTTAATTGTGGCACAGAGCAAGGGTCTTCTGGCGATACGATTGCAAACGTAAGTAAACCCAATCGCCCACCTCAAACTGTCGTTCCGAACGACACTTATCAGCTTGAAGCTTCATACGATTTTGAGCCAAATGAAGATGATCCTTGAGCAAGAAAGTTAGTGAGGTGCGATCCCGTAACAAGGAGTTAACGACCTGGTTAGCTGACGTGCCTGGAACATATGATAACAGGGTTGGCGGGGCATAGCCGTAAATGACTTCAAAAGGTGTGAACCCTGTGGTAGAGTGGTGGGAAGTATTATACCACCACTCAGCCAAAGGAAGCCAAATACTCCACTCTTTAGGTTTTCCCCAGCATAGCATCTAAGATAAGTTTCAAGACATTTGTTGAGAGTCTTCGTTTGGCCATCTGAGAGGATGGTAAGTTGAACTGAAGGCTAAGGAAATGCCTTGAAGATGAAAAGGTTCAAGCCAAAAGGTGCTCATGAATGTCGGATCCCGATCGGACACGATCGTCGTGGGCATGCCGTACAGTTTAAAGATGTTGGTTAAGAACACCTAAGCCACTGTAGAGGTCGTATAAGGGTGAGCCAAGGGTAGGAAATGCCTATACTTCGAGAAACAATCGACGACGACTAAAATAACCGAGAATCCACGAGACAACGGAAGGCCTTCAATAAAATTCCTGGCTATATCCGACCAGACCCGAGAGGGTGTGGGTAATGGTTGGAGCAACCCAGCCGGTAGCACGGACTCATGTTTATTTTCTTAGCAAACAGTGCACTCACACACGAATTTCTTAATATCATGGCGCATACCTTTCCAGGAAAATTAGTCTTAACGCGCTGGATAGTCTTATGATATCCCGAATGACCGGAGGTGGGGTTGGAGTGGATGAAGGTCAGTAACTATAAcgccccaaatttttttttttttttatatatataatatttttggacctaaaaataaataaatatatatatattcataaaagaagaaggaaatttTGTCTCATTCAATTTATTATACAAAATTATTCTATGGGTTCTCTTTTACTCTTATTAGTGTAGCCCATAATTTATAATggtctttgtttatttatttatttattttctttattttttttttaacccaatttGGTTAaggccataaaaaaaaaaaaaaaaaaaaaaaaacccacagcTCTCTCTCACAGACCACTCACAAGTTGCAGAAGAAGCCTTGCCACCTTTCCAATTTTTAAAGCAGAAACCAGTGACACCTTGCTAATGCAATCTGACCCTCTCG
The sequence above is drawn from the Alnus glutinosa chromosome 11, dhAlnGlut1.1, whole genome shotgun sequence genome and encodes:
- the LOC133881979 gene encoding uncharacterized protein LOC133881979 — its product is MELSWLKGALHGLNVYFVELKCGERILSRVGLVAYKLALPPEARLFPVFHVSCLKKKLEKFVSPLSSLLPVDAHSEIRPEPKLIVDRRLIKCNGCAATEVLIRWRGASPEDDSWELLWKLHDQFPHLVGKVL